From a single Methylacidiphilum kamchatkense Kam1 genomic region:
- a CDS encoding metallophosphoesterase, producing the protein MPPHFIIQLIYLTIGALVVFGYSIGSYLKSHYYLPGVNWIMSISSLWMPAVIYLFIGICLVDISRPWFPAPVRAYFVGREWMIGLGIVGAVSLILIKGYVNTLNIELKKLELVIKKQCSHPFLRVVVASDIHAGGTIGKRRLSGIFKKIQSLQPDLILLPGDLLDGSRTVLEKEGLDKIFMSLSAPYGVYGCIGNHECFYGSDSLASFLEKCGITVLKDEIKRVDQFLYIVGRNDRAVEVLEGKEKRKPLKVILQGIDRSKAIFVMDHRPTAIDEAVESQVDLLVCGHTHQGQFWPINLIVKRIFSFSYGYQKIGSTHVIVTRGAGTWGPPVRVGQRSEVVLLEIHFIEK; encoded by the coding sequence TTGCCCCCCCATTTCATTATTCAGCTCATTTATCTGACCATTGGAGCCCTTGTTGTCTTCGGTTATTCTATAGGTTCTTATTTGAAATCCCACTACTATCTTCCAGGTGTGAACTGGATCATGTCCATATCCAGTCTTTGGATGCCTGCAGTCATCTATTTATTTATAGGAATATGCCTGGTGGACATTAGTCGACCATGGTTCCCTGCACCAGTCCGCGCTTATTTTGTTGGTAGAGAATGGATGATTGGGCTTGGGATTGTGGGAGCCGTCAGTCTGATTTTGATCAAGGGCTATGTGAATACTTTAAATATTGAGCTGAAAAAATTGGAGCTTGTTATTAAGAAACAATGTTCACATCCCTTTTTAAGAGTAGTGGTGGCTTCGGACATACATGCAGGAGGAACAATTGGTAAAAGAAGGCTTTCAGGCATATTTAAAAAAATTCAGTCCCTTCAGCCTGATCTAATTCTTCTTCCAGGAGATTTGCTTGATGGCAGTAGAACAGTTCTCGAAAAGGAAGGGCTAGATAAGATTTTTATGAGCCTTTCTGCTCCGTATGGAGTCTATGGCTGTATTGGAAATCATGAGTGTTTTTATGGTTCCGATAGCCTTGCCTCTTTCCTTGAAAAATGCGGTATTACTGTTCTCAAGGATGAAATAAAAAGAGTCGATCAGTTTTTATACATTGTGGGTAGAAATGACAGAGCGGTGGAAGTCCTTGAAGGTAAAGAAAAAAGAAAACCACTGAAGGTCATTCTTCAAGGAATAGATAGATCCAAAGCTATTTTTGTGATGGATCATAGGCCGACGGCTATAGATGAAGCCGTTGAGAGCCAAGTCGATCTGCTTGTTTGTGGACATACGCATCAAGGACAATTTTGGCCAATCAATCTTATTGTGAAGAGAATTTTTTCTTTTAGCTACGGATACCAAAAAATAGGGTCGACACATGTGATTGTCACCAGAGGGGCGGGAACTTGGGGACCTCCTGTAAGGGTGGGACAGCGATCGGAAGTGGTACTGCTGGAGATTCATTTTATAGAAAAATGA